Proteins encoded in a region of the Planococcus shixiaomingii genome:
- the aceA gene encoding isocitrate lyase: MVSKQQQVELLKKSWNEDTRWNGIERPYTAEEVVKLRGSVLIEHTLAKKGAERLFRSIHEKDYVNALGALTGNQAVQQVKAGLQAIYLSGWQVAADANSAGQMYPDQSLYPVDSVPNVVKKINQALQRADQIDNVEGNEGFDWFAPIVADAEAGFGGPLNVFELMKAMIEAGAAGVHFEDQLASEKKCGHLGGKVLLPTQNAVKNLVSARLAADVLGVPTLVIARTDADAADLITSDIDPRDHQFITGERTPEGFYRTNAGIDQAIARGLAYAPYADLVWCETSHPNLEEAKQFADAIHEKFPGKLLAYNCSPSFNWKAKLDEDTIAKYQVELGKMGYKFQFVTLAGFHALNHSMFELAHDYKDNGMAAYSKLQQAEFASESKGYTATRHQREVGTGYFDEVSQIISGGTSSTTAMKGSTEAAQFQAAKG; encoded by the coding sequence ATGGTCAGCAAACAACAACAAGTAGAATTATTGAAGAAAAGCTGGAATGAAGACACACGATGGAACGGCATCGAACGCCCATACACGGCAGAAGAAGTTGTGAAATTGCGTGGATCCGTTTTGATTGAACATACATTAGCAAAAAAAGGCGCAGAGCGTTTATTCCGTTCGATCCATGAAAAGGATTACGTCAATGCTCTTGGCGCATTAACTGGAAATCAGGCCGTCCAGCAAGTGAAAGCGGGACTTCAAGCAATTTACTTGAGCGGCTGGCAAGTAGCGGCCGATGCCAACTCGGCTGGCCAAATGTACCCCGATCAAAGTTTATACCCGGTCGATTCTGTGCCGAATGTTGTTAAAAAAATTAATCAAGCACTGCAGCGGGCAGACCAAATTGACAACGTTGAAGGCAATGAAGGATTTGATTGGTTTGCGCCGATCGTCGCGGATGCAGAAGCTGGATTCGGCGGACCATTGAATGTCTTTGAACTGATGAAAGCAATGATTGAAGCTGGCGCTGCTGGCGTCCACTTTGAAGACCAATTGGCTTCCGAGAAAAAATGCGGCCACTTAGGCGGAAAAGTTTTATTGCCGACGCAAAACGCAGTGAAGAATTTGGTTTCTGCACGCCTCGCAGCTGATGTCCTGGGTGTGCCAACTTTGGTCATCGCACGTACCGATGCTGACGCTGCCGACTTGATCACTAGCGATATTGATCCGCGCGACCACCAATTTATTACGGGTGAACGGACTCCAGAAGGATTTTACCGCACCAACGCAGGAATCGATCAAGCCATTGCCCGCGGACTGGCTTATGCTCCTTATGCGGATCTTGTCTGGTGCGAAACGTCTCATCCGAACTTGGAAGAAGCAAAGCAATTTGCTGATGCAATCCATGAGAAGTTCCCGGGCAAACTGCTTGCTTACAACTGCTCGCCGTCATTTAATTGGAAAGCGAAATTGGATGAAGATACGATTGCGAAATACCAAGTGGAGCTTGGCAAAATGGGCTACAAATTCCAGTTTGTTACACTTGCCGGATTCCATGCACTGAACCACAGCATGTTCGAGTTGGCACATGACTATAAAGACAACGGCATGGCTGCTTATTCGAAATTACAGCAAGCTGAATTCGCAAGCGAGTCGAAAGGCTATACGGCAACACGCCATCAGCGTGAAGTCGGCACCGGTTATTTTGATGAAGTATCGCAGATCATTTCCGGTGGCACAAGCTCCACCACGGCAATGAAAGGCTCTACTGAAGCAGCTCAATTTCAGGCAGCGAAAGGATGA
- a CDS encoding cupin domain-containing protein produces the protein MEDASYHHFEDDGAIPNNPTLPVIIYPGAFKENPEDIESVFIQNKWTNSWTNGVFDYHHYHNNTHEVLGVKSGSATLQLGGESGQAFEFTVGDVVILPAGTGHKRLSASEDFQVVGAYPHGAEPEIKTGKLDERPEALEDILDAPLPESDPVFGEDGPVLNNWS, from the coding sequence ATGGAAGATGCAAGCTATCATCATTTTGAAGACGACGGGGCGATCCCGAATAATCCGACGCTTCCGGTCATCATTTATCCTGGTGCTTTTAAAGAAAATCCGGAAGATATCGAGTCGGTATTCATTCAAAACAAGTGGACCAACAGCTGGACAAATGGTGTGTTTGACTACCACCATTACCACAACAACACACACGAAGTGCTTGGAGTGAAGTCGGGATCCGCAACGCTGCAGCTTGGTGGAGAGTCTGGACAGGCATTCGAGTTTACGGTAGGGGACGTAGTGATTCTTCCAGCCGGAACTGGCCACAAAAGACTATCAGCAAGCGAAGACTTTCAAGTGGTCGGCGCGTATCCGCATGGTGCAGAACCGGAAATTAAAACAGGCAAGCTGGATGAAAGACCGGAAGCGTTAGAAGATATCTTAGATGCACCACTGCCGGAAAGCGATCCGGTTTTCGGTGAAGATGGTCCCGTATTAAACAATTGGTCATAA
- the aceB gene encoding malate synthase A produces MDLILTPDALDFIEKLHVNFDERRIALLERRQLRQKEIDAGKKLDFLPETKHIRENDWTIAPLPEDMKDRRVEITGPTNRKMLINALNSGAKMFMADLEDATSPSWFNVIDGQVNLYDAVRRQISFESPGKKYTLNEKTAVLMVRPRGWHLTEKNLLLEGKPISGSLVDFGLYFFHNAKELVARGTGPYFYLPKLESHLEARLWNDVFIFAQNVLDIPQGTIRATVLIETILAAFEMDEILYELRDHSAGLNCGRWDYIFSVIKRMRNRPEFLFPDRSQVTMTVPFMRAYTQLCIKTCHKRKAPALGGMAAQIPIKGNGEANAIAFQKVAEDKRREALDGHDGTWVAHPGMVAIAMEQFDELMPTPNQIDKKREDVHVNADDLVEVPTGTITEDGLRSNISIGIQYIASWLSGNGAAPINNLMEDAATAEISRSQVWQWIRHPKGVLADGRKINEDLFHMILHEEDKKIKKSVGEELYSSGHYADARELFIDLTLQSDFAEFLTLPGYEKLT; encoded by the coding sequence ATGGATCTCATTTTAACCCCAGATGCACTGGACTTTATTGAAAAGCTGCATGTGAATTTTGATGAACGGCGCATAGCTCTTCTTGAACGCCGTCAGCTTCGCCAGAAAGAAATCGATGCCGGAAAGAAACTTGATTTTCTTCCAGAAACAAAACACATTCGGGAAAACGATTGGACCATTGCTCCCCTCCCGGAAGACATGAAAGACCGGCGAGTGGAAATCACCGGTCCGACAAACCGCAAAATGCTCATCAACGCGCTGAATTCCGGCGCGAAGATGTTCATGGCCGACTTAGAAGATGCAACGAGTCCGAGCTGGTTTAATGTTATTGATGGCCAAGTGAATTTATACGACGCGGTGCGCCGCCAAATCAGTTTTGAATCTCCTGGCAAAAAATATACGCTAAATGAAAAAACGGCTGTTTTGATGGTCCGTCCGCGCGGCTGGCACTTGACGGAAAAAAACCTCCTTCTTGAAGGGAAGCCGATATCCGGGAGTTTGGTCGATTTCGGATTGTATTTTTTCCATAACGCCAAGGAATTGGTCGCTCGTGGCACCGGTCCTTACTTTTATCTTCCGAAACTTGAAAGCCACTTGGAAGCACGGCTTTGGAACGATGTTTTCATTTTTGCGCAAAACGTGCTAGACATTCCGCAAGGCACGATTCGCGCCACAGTGTTAATTGAAACCATTTTGGCCGCTTTTGAAATGGATGAAATTTTGTACGAACTGCGTGATCATTCGGCAGGATTAAACTGCGGCCGCTGGGATTATATTTTCAGCGTGATCAAGCGCATGCGCAACCGGCCGGAATTCCTGTTCCCGGACCGTTCGCAAGTGACGATGACAGTGCCATTTATGCGTGCCTACACGCAACTGTGCATTAAGACGTGCCATAAACGGAAGGCTCCGGCTCTTGGCGGAATGGCTGCTCAAATACCAATCAAAGGAAATGGCGAAGCCAATGCCATCGCCTTTCAAAAAGTTGCGGAAGACAAACGCCGCGAAGCGCTGGACGGACACGACGGAACATGGGTCGCCCATCCAGGAATGGTTGCTATAGCGATGGAGCAATTCGACGAACTCATGCCGACGCCAAACCAAATCGATAAAAAGCGCGAAGACGTCCACGTAAATGCCGATGACTTGGTTGAAGTACCAACTGGCACCATTACTGAAGACGGCCTGCGTTCCAATATTTCAATTGGCATCCAATACATCGCTTCCTGGCTATCCGGAAACGGAGCCGCTCCCATAAACAATTTGATGGAAGATGCCGCAACCGCTGAAATTTCACGGTCCCAAGTATGGCAATGGATTCGACATCCAAAAGGCGTGCTGGCGGATGGACGAAAAATCAATGAAGATCTGTTCCATATGATTCTCCATGAAGAAGACAAAAAAATTAAAAAATCTGTCGGTGAAGAACTCTATTCATCCGGACACTACGCGGATGCCCGCGAGTTGTTTATAGATCTCACATTGCAAAGTGATTTTGCTGAATTCTTGACGCTGCCAGGGTATGAAAAACTAACCTAA
- the ahlS gene encoding AhlS family quorum-quenching N-acyl homoserine lactonase: MTGIIKANPKLYVMDNGTLSMDKNYLISMHNPASVENPNPPGEMATFPVYTVLIDHPEGKILFDTACNPESMGANGRWGKVTQSLFPIDMPEECYLHHRLEELNVRPEDIKYVVASHLHLDHAGCLELFTNATIIVHEDELNGALQTYARNQKEGAYIWGDIDAWIKNNLQWKTVKRTEDGLKLAEGIHLLNFGSGHAWGMLGLQINMPETGGIILASDAIYTAESYGPPVKPPGILYDSVGYNSTVEKIRRIANETDSDVWFGHDADQFKNFRKSTEGYYE; this comes from the coding sequence ATGACTGGCATTATTAAAGCAAATCCGAAACTGTATGTGATGGACAACGGGACATTGAGCATGGATAAGAACTACTTGATTTCCATGCACAATCCGGCGAGCGTTGAAAATCCCAATCCCCCTGGCGAAATGGCTACTTTTCCTGTTTACACGGTATTGATTGATCATCCGGAAGGCAAAATCCTGTTCGATACGGCGTGCAACCCTGAATCTATGGGGGCAAACGGCCGCTGGGGGAAAGTGACACAATCGCTGTTTCCGATTGACATGCCGGAAGAATGCTATTTACATCACCGTTTGGAAGAACTGAATGTCCGCCCTGAAGACATTAAATACGTTGTAGCTTCTCACCTCCACCTTGACCATGCAGGCTGTCTTGAACTTTTCACCAATGCAACGATCATCGTCCACGAAGATGAACTGAACGGAGCACTTCAAACTTATGCCCGCAACCAGAAAGAAGGAGCTTACATATGGGGCGATATTGATGCTTGGATCAAAAACAATCTTCAATGGAAAACCGTCAAACGGACCGAAGACGGTTTAAAGTTGGCCGAAGGCATCCACTTATTGAATTTCGGCAGCGGCCATGCATGGGGCATGCTCGGACTTCAAATCAACATGCCGGAAACCGGCGGCATCATTCTTGCCTCCGATGCGATCTACACAGCGGAAAGCTATGGCCCTCCAGTGAAACCGCCTGGTATTCTTTATGATTCAGTCGGCTATAATTCCACAGTAGAGAAAATTCGCCGAATCGCAAATGAAACCGATTCTGACGTTTGGTTTGGCCACGATGCTGACCAATTCAAGAATTTCCGAAAATCGACAGAAGGCTATTACGAATAA
- a CDS encoding homoserine dehydrogenase — protein MHNEISIGLLGLGTVGSGVATILQQHQEDLRHKLGTKVSIKKVLIKDKNKERLSALDPSIFTTDIDELLTDPSLDIIVEVMGGMGGAKQAIEKALRAGKQVVTANKDVMAEHGHELLKLADEKKCDLFYEASVAGGIPIIRTLEDGLASDRIAGLMGIVNGTTNFILTKMKQENMSYEEALAKATELGYAEADPTADVDGWDAARKMVILSSLAFSTEVRLEDVLVRGMKEIQAGDLEIAEGFGYTIKMVGSSKKDEDGIEVAVEPILLPNLHPLSSVNNEFNAVYIYGEAVGETMLYGPGAGSLPTATSVVSDIIAACRNLLLEVNGQRIHAAQHALIIKEEKYRFAKYLHRLLVNDQVGVLTQLTAIYSKHGASLQSVMQHPADNDGQAELVLLTHTISRQQHLDVLNDIKGLASVISHYRIEGENA, from the coding sequence ATGCACAATGAAATTTCAATTGGATTATTGGGGTTAGGAACAGTAGGAAGTGGAGTGGCTACGATTTTGCAGCAGCATCAAGAAGATCTTCGCCATAAGTTAGGCACTAAAGTTTCGATCAAAAAAGTTCTGATCAAGGATAAAAACAAAGAACGCCTTTCGGCATTAGATCCTAGTATTTTTACAACCGACATTGATGAACTATTAACCGACCCTTCGCTTGATATCATTGTAGAAGTGATGGGTGGCATGGGTGGTGCCAAACAAGCGATTGAAAAAGCTCTGCGTGCAGGCAAACAAGTCGTAACAGCCAATAAAGACGTCATGGCCGAACATGGACACGAGTTGCTGAAGTTGGCGGACGAGAAAAAATGTGATTTGTTTTATGAAGCAAGCGTGGCAGGAGGCATTCCAATCATACGCACTTTAGAGGACGGCTTGGCATCTGACCGAATTGCCGGATTGATGGGAATCGTTAATGGGACTACTAATTTTATCTTAACGAAAATGAAACAAGAAAATATGAGTTATGAAGAAGCTCTGGCGAAAGCTACGGAACTGGGTTATGCGGAAGCCGATCCAACAGCTGATGTGGATGGATGGGACGCTGCGCGAAAAATGGTTATTTTGTCTTCGCTCGCATTTTCAACAGAAGTTCGCTTGGAAGACGTGTTAGTGCGGGGAATGAAAGAAATCCAGGCGGGTGATTTGGAAATTGCCGAAGGATTCGGGTATACAATCAAAATGGTGGGCTCCTCGAAAAAAGACGAAGACGGCATAGAAGTGGCTGTCGAACCGATTTTACTGCCAAACCTTCACCCGTTATCTTCTGTAAACAATGAATTTAATGCCGTATACATATACGGAGAAGCAGTAGGGGAAACAATGCTTTATGGTCCAGGGGCCGGCTCGCTTCCTACTGCTACTTCAGTGGTTTCAGATATCATTGCAGCTTGCCGTAACCTGTTGCTTGAAGTGAACGGGCAACGCATCCATGCTGCCCAGCATGCCTTAATCATAAAAGAAGAGAAATATCGTTTTGCCAAGTATCTGCATCGGTTGCTAGTTAATGACCAAGTAGGTGTGCTGACGCAATTGACGGCAATTTACAGCAAGCACGGTGCAAGCCTTCAATCCGTCATGCAGCATCCAGCCGACAACGACGGCCAGGCGGAACTTGTTTTATTGACTCATACAATTTCACGCCAGCAGCATTTAGATGTGCTAAACGATATCAAAGGCTTGGCAAGCGTCATCAGCCATTACCGAATCGAAGGAGAGAATGCTTAA
- a CDS encoding aspartate kinase: MKVCKFGGTSLASAQQLKKVAAIVQADTSRKIIVVSAPGKRFDQDIKVTDLLIELSTAALTGQDIQKPLRQVMERYEQIARELNLGNEVVTLIENDFLQRLLADPSHPVLFADQLKAGGEDNSAKLLAAFLDSLGMSADYINPLEAGLVLNDFPDRVRVMPHSYERLSSLRKKETISIFPGFFGFTESGRLRTFERGGSDITGSILAAAVKADLYENFTDVDCVFAANPKIVENPIEIQQMTYREMRELAYAGFSVFHDEALMPAFKESIPVCIKNTNNPEAAGTMIVAERLHSKRPVTGISADSGFSTLYVSKYLMNREIGFGRKLLQILEDEEISYEHIPSGIDNLSVILRNHQLSPGKEARILHRVKHELEADDVHIRGDFSMVVLVGEGMHNTVGLAARATDAIARTGANIEMINQGSSEVSLVFGVLKHDEEKILKELYKEFFSPVYSY, translated from the coding sequence ATGAAAGTATGCAAATTTGGTGGAACTTCTCTCGCAAGCGCCCAGCAGCTCAAAAAAGTCGCGGCTATTGTCCAAGCAGACACATCTAGAAAAATCATCGTAGTATCTGCTCCCGGCAAACGGTTTGATCAGGATATAAAAGTAACCGATTTACTGATTGAACTTTCCACAGCTGCTTTAACAGGGCAAGATATCCAAAAACCGCTCCGCCAAGTTATGGAACGCTACGAACAAATTGCCCGTGAGTTGAACCTTGGCAACGAAGTTGTAACGTTGATTGAAAATGATTTTCTTCAACGCCTTCTGGCAGATCCGTCTCATCCTGTTTTGTTTGCCGATCAATTAAAAGCCGGTGGAGAAGATAATTCAGCTAAACTGCTTGCCGCTTTTTTAGATTCTCTTGGCATGAGTGCCGACTACATCAATCCACTCGAAGCCGGCCTTGTCTTGAATGATTTTCCGGACCGTGTTCGGGTCATGCCCCATTCCTATGAGCGCTTGTCCTCTTTAAGGAAGAAAGAGACAATCAGCATCTTTCCCGGCTTTTTCGGTTTCACTGAATCCGGCAGGCTGCGGACTTTTGAACGCGGCGGTTCTGACATTACTGGATCGATTTTGGCAGCCGCAGTAAAAGCCGATTTGTATGAAAACTTTACGGATGTCGACTGTGTTTTTGCGGCCAATCCCAAAATTGTTGAAAATCCAATTGAAATCCAGCAGATGACTTACCGGGAAATGCGGGAACTTGCCTATGCCGGTTTTTCCGTTTTTCACGACGAAGCCCTAATGCCAGCTTTTAAAGAGTCTATACCGGTTTGCATTAAAAATACAAACAATCCAGAAGCTGCCGGCACGATGATTGTAGCCGAAAGGCTGCATTCAAAGCGGCCAGTGACAGGTATTTCCGCCGATAGTGGATTTTCAACTCTTTACGTCAGTAAATATTTAATGAACCGGGAAATCGGTTTTGGACGGAAGCTGCTGCAAATTCTTGAAGATGAAGAAATTTCTTACGAACATATCCCTTCAGGAATTGACAACCTTTCCGTCATTTTGCGCAATCATCAACTAAGCCCCGGCAAAGAAGCGCGGATTCTCCACCGTGTGAAGCATGAATTAGAAGCCGATGATGTCCATATCCGAGGTGACTTTTCGATGGTAGTGCTTGTCGGAGAAGGAATGCATAATACCGTCGGCCTCGCTGCAAGAGCTACGGATGCCATTGCCCGTACAGGTGCCAATATTGAAATGATTAACCAAGGATCTTCTGAAGTAAGTCTTGTGTTCGGTGTTTTAAAACATGACGAAGAGAAAATTTTAAAAGAGCTTTATAAGGAATTTTTCTCTCCTGTATATAGCTATTAA
- the thrB gene encoding homoserine kinase gives MSWKEFSVTVPASTANLGPGFDSIGLALDLHLTVDVLKADEWSIDYKQKDYQELSSVSDNLILATAKAVAKQAGRELPAAKLHVDTDIPLGRGLGSSASAIAAGIEIADRLLNLDLPMQEKMKIGSKMEGHPDNITASFLGGLTISYLYEDELELVHVPKVEIGVIILVPPEQFLTADARNLLPQTMDYPVGVRGSAAGNVLSAALVNGDWAKAGIMMERDTFHEPFRKNNFVDFDKIQKMCRENGAYGSAISGAGPSLFIAVPAGQEEQLGANLRSRFPHYECLVTRPCSLGVKINETVS, from the coding sequence ATGAGTTGGAAAGAATTCTCGGTGACCGTGCCGGCATCCACCGCCAATCTTGGACCTGGTTTTGATTCCATCGGACTTGCGCTCGATTTGCATTTGACGGTTGATGTACTGAAAGCCGATGAATGGTCAATCGATTATAAGCAAAAAGACTATCAGGAGTTGTCCAGTGTCTCCGACAATTTAATTTTGGCAACTGCAAAAGCAGTGGCAAAGCAAGCAGGCCGGGAATTGCCGGCTGCTAAGCTTCACGTCGATACAGATATTCCGCTTGGCAGAGGCCTCGGAAGCAGCGCTTCAGCAATTGCGGCAGGCATTGAAATTGCCGACCGGTTACTGAACCTCGACTTGCCAATGCAAGAAAAAATGAAAATCGGCAGTAAAATGGAAGGGCATCCGGACAATATAACTGCATCTTTCCTTGGAGGTTTGACAATTTCTTATCTTTATGAGGATGAATTGGAACTTGTTCATGTTCCGAAAGTCGAAATCGGCGTAATCATTCTTGTTCCGCCAGAGCAATTCCTGACTGCAGATGCAAGAAATCTATTGCCTCAGACAATGGATTATCCAGTTGGAGTTCGAGGCAGCGCAGCAGGCAATGTCTTGTCAGCAGCGCTTGTAAACGGGGACTGGGCAAAAGCTGGAATAATGATGGAGCGAGATACGTTTCATGAGCCATTCCGCAAAAACAATTTCGTTGATTTTGATAAGATCCAAAAAATGTGCCGTGAAAACGGTGCCTATGGTTCGGCAATTAGCGGAGCCGGCCCATCGCTATTCATAGCGGTTCCGGCAGGGCAGGAAGAACAACTTGGCGCTAACTTGAGAAGCCGATTCCCCCATTATGAATGCCTTGTGACACGCCCATGTTCTTTAGGCGTAAAAATCAACGAAACGGTCAGTTAA
- a CDS encoding LytTR family DNA-binding domain-containing protein: MLRQTHLKGESAMETVLIEQMGFMLGDWIPKEASIAVAVAGRYVYFKAGAHDLKVQIGEAVPKGSIAEQTLKEVKRVEKLVEASPLRSTYYGIGYPVEIQGQTAALVVILPATYITQKRQTVRFLTGKLEEVWRPVPIGQVIYIESSQKKTWFYANEETYCSIHTLKNLKEQLPDVFLPIHRSYIVNINYIEEISRDVASNYILTMKDGAVLPVSQNYATSVRERLGF, from the coding sequence ATGTTGCGACAAACACATTTGAAAGGGGAATCAGCTATGGAAACGGTGTTGATTGAGCAGATGGGTTTTATGTTGGGGGATTGGATTCCGAAAGAAGCATCTATTGCAGTGGCAGTAGCAGGCCGCTATGTCTATTTCAAAGCGGGTGCGCATGATTTGAAAGTTCAAATAGGAGAAGCCGTACCGAAAGGCAGTATAGCCGAGCAGACATTAAAAGAAGTGAAACGGGTGGAGAAATTAGTGGAAGCATCGCCGCTGAGATCCACTTATTACGGCATCGGATATCCAGTCGAAATTCAAGGACAAACGGCGGCGCTGGTCGTCATCTTGCCAGCCACTTATATCACACAGAAAAGACAGACGGTGCGGTTTTTGACCGGCAAACTGGAAGAAGTATGGCGTCCTGTACCGATTGGCCAAGTGATATATATTGAAAGCAGCCAGAAAAAAACATGGTTTTACGCCAATGAAGAAACATACTGTTCGATTCATACATTGAAGAATTTGAAAGAGCAGTTGCCGGATGTGTTTTTGCCGATTCATCGCTCGTATATTGTGAACATTAATTATATAGAAGAAATTTCACGTGATGTTGCTTCGAATTACATATTAACGATGAAGGATGGCGCGGTTTTGCCTGTTAGCCAGAACTACGCAACTAGCGTACGGGAAAGGCTCGGATTTTAA
- the thrC gene encoding threonine synthase — MNWPGLIEHYKEWLPVTEKTPALTLQEGNTPLVRLEKLSEQWGINLHVKLEGANPTGSFKDRGMVMAVAKAKEEGKTILVCASTGNTSASAAAYGARAGMRTIVVIPEGRIALGKLAQAKMYGAEILAIKGNFDEALKMVREVGQEAGIALVNSVNPYRLEGQKTIAFEIIDQLGSVPDVLALPVGNAGNISANWKGFSEYAAKYGGKRPALLGVQAAGAAPIVNNAVVENPETIATAIRIGNPASWQLALNALEESEGKILAVTDEEILEAYQLLASTEGVFAEPASCASIAGLKKQVENGLLKQGTSVVAILTGNGLKDPETAISVNEHKAQLVPEDMECFWQSLKEGVKL, encoded by the coding sequence ATGAATTGGCCGGGACTGATCGAACATTATAAAGAATGGCTGCCTGTAACTGAAAAAACGCCTGCTTTGACACTGCAAGAAGGCAATACACCATTGGTGCGTTTAGAAAAATTATCCGAACAATGGGGGATCAATCTTCACGTGAAACTTGAAGGTGCCAATCCGACGGGATCTTTCAAAGACCGGGGCATGGTGATGGCAGTGGCAAAAGCGAAAGAAGAAGGGAAAACCATACTGGTTTGTGCCTCGACTGGAAACACGTCAGCGTCTGCTGCGGCTTACGGTGCGAGAGCGGGTATGAGAACTATTGTTGTTATTCCAGAAGGGCGCATCGCTCTCGGAAAATTAGCGCAAGCGAAAATGTACGGAGCGGAAATTTTAGCGATCAAAGGCAATTTTGACGAAGCGCTTAAAATGGTGCGTGAAGTGGGGCAAGAAGCGGGCATCGCACTTGTCAATTCGGTTAATCCGTACCGCTTGGAAGGGCAAAAGACAATCGCCTTTGAAATTATTGATCAGCTTGGAAGCGTGCCGGATGTTTTGGCATTGCCAGTCGGCAATGCTGGAAACATCTCTGCCAACTGGAAAGGTTTTAGTGAATACGCTGCTAAATACGGAGGCAAGCGTCCTGCTTTGCTTGGCGTTCAAGCAGCAGGCGCTGCTCCAATCGTCAACAATGCCGTTGTAGAAAATCCGGAAACCATTGCAACTGCCATCCGGATTGGAAACCCTGCAAGCTGGCAGCTGGCGCTGAACGCACTGGAAGAATCAGAAGGCAAAATTTTAGCCGTAACTGATGAAGAAATATTGGAGGCGTATCAACTGCTTGCTTCAACTGAAGGCGTCTTTGCAGAACCGGCATCGTGTGCATCAATTGCTGGATTGAAAAAACAAGTAGAGAATGGCTTGCTGAAACAAGGAACATCTGTTGTCGCCATTCTGACGGGGAACGGCTTGAAAGACCCGGAAACTGCCATTTCAGTCAATGAACACAAAGCCCAGCTTGTGCCCGAAGACATGGAGTGTTTTTGGCAATCCTTAAAAGAAGGCGTGAAATTATGA
- a CDS encoding iron-containing alcohol dehydrogenase, translating to MSFSKLVFAPLSYTGWGALEQLVPEVDKYSPEKILIVTDPMLAKIGLTNRVTAPLESEGYPVTVYTDVVPEPPLETGENLVAFTRENGFDMVIGVGGGSALDLAKLAAVLATHEGPVADYLNLTGTRSVEQKGLPLILIPTTSGTGSEVTNIAVLSLETTKDVVTHDFLLTDVAIVDPELTVSVPPKVTAATGIDALTHAVEAYISVNASPATDALALQAIRLIARSLRTAVNNGEDKQARTDMSNGSFLAGLSFFNAGVAGVHALAYPLGGQFHIAHGESNAVLLPYVMSYIRKSCETRMADILDALGGNSSFMSDKEASYKCVDELKRIVQDVGIPSTLAGFNIPETALDSLTADGVKQKRILARSPLPLHEADIRKIYQSAFDGIATEPD from the coding sequence ATGAGTTTTTCTAAACTGGTTTTTGCCCCGTTAAGCTATACGGGATGGGGAGCTCTTGAACAGCTCGTACCGGAAGTCGACAAATATTCACCTGAGAAGATTTTGATAGTAACAGATCCAATGCTGGCTAAAATCGGACTAACCAATCGGGTAACCGCTCCTTTGGAAAGTGAAGGGTATCCAGTAACGGTTTATACGGACGTCGTTCCCGAACCTCCGCTTGAAACTGGCGAAAACCTTGTAGCATTTACGCGAGAAAATGGATTCGATATGGTTATCGGAGTCGGCGGAGGCAGTGCGCTCGATTTAGCGAAGCTCGCAGCCGTGCTTGCTACTCATGAAGGGCCAGTTGCTGATTATTTGAATCTAACCGGCACGCGCAGCGTTGAGCAGAAAGGCTTGCCGCTCATCTTGATTCCGACAACATCCGGTACCGGTTCGGAAGTGACCAATATCGCTGTGCTTTCCTTGGAAACGACAAAAGATGTCGTCACCCACGATTTCCTGCTGACGGACGTAGCCATTGTCGATCCAGAATTGACGGTGTCGGTGCCGCCAAAAGTCACTGCAGCTACTGGAATTGATGCTTTGACCCATGCAGTTGAAGCCTATATCTCCGTCAATGCCAGCCCTGCCACTGATGCACTCGCTTTGCAGGCAATTCGATTAATTGCCCGTTCTCTGCGGACAGCCGTCAACAACGGTGAAGACAAACAAGCGCGCACCGATATGAGCAACGGCAGTTTTTTAGCTGGCTTATCATTTTTCAATGCCGGCGTCGCCGGTGTCCATGCGCTCGCCTACCCGCTCGGCGGCCAGTTTCATATCGCCCATGGCGAGTCGAACGCGGTTTTATTGCCTTACGTTATGAGTTATATTCGCAAAAGCTGCGAGACGCGCATGGCGGATATTCTAGATGCGCTTGGCGGCAACTCCAGCTTCATGTCTGATAAGGAAGCTTCCTATAAATGCGTGGATGAATTGAAGCGCATCGTCCAGGATGTCGGCATTCCCTCCACTTTGGCAGGATTCAATATCCCAGAAACCGCACTTGACAGCTTAACTGCTGACGGCGTTAAGCAAAAACGGATTTTAGCTAGAAGTCCGCTGCCCTTGCACGAAGCCGATATTCGAAAAATTTATCAGTCCGCTTTTGATGGTATTGCAACAGAACCGGATTGA